TTTAATTATCTTCACTAATTTGTTAGGAAATACCCTCACTTAGTTGTCTAGGTCTTAGTTGGCTTCCATTGAAAGGATAATGCCCAAATAGGGGAATCAGCTAGTTGGTTCAAAGCTACAACAAATGCATTTAACATCTAGGAGTCTCTTAGGAGAGGTGTTAGACCCACTTAGTACTTATCAACAATGAAGTTGAGAGGAGCGTCTATTTCCTAGTACAATAATTCTCTAAAGGTTGATTATAAAGATGTAGGTTGATGAACTACTGGCTGCATTCCTGTCTTTGTTGGCTGAAGTCCAAAATTAcatcacaaataaaaagaacaacTGATATTTTGGTTGCTGTAAATTGGCAACAGTGTGCCTATTGAATCATCTTCGATTTCAGATCTTCAaactaaaaatataatattaaatgGAACCCAAGTTAAGACTGCTCTCATTTGTCAATGGTCTTGGTGTGCATGGTAGCCACTAAGCCTAAACATTTTCTCCgtttgcatgtttttgtctctgttttcagATCTTCAACCAAAAAAGTATTACATGGATAAgtataaccaaaaaaatattcaatggAACCTgagtacatttttaaatgttttattccataGACAAATTTCAGCAACAACCAATGCCCCCATGTGAAAACCATTGTGTGCCCTTATACTTAGTTTCTTGTGTGTAAAACCAAATGCTTCCTGTAGGTGTCGATGAACTACAATGCATTTCAACTGCTCTGATTTAACTGCTCCAATTGGCTTTACGGTCCATCCTGCTCAGGTAACAGAACAACACCTCTAccaaccttttggttatttttttGGTGCTCTAAATGCTAGGCCATCAGTTACCCCGATGTGGACTTACACCAGGTGTGCTTCAGATTCTGCCAGCTTCTCTTAGAATTCTCTGATACAGAGCAGAATTTATGGTTCCTTGAAGGATGGCAAGTTTTCCAGGTCCTTATATTGCAAAACATCATACTTTCATCACCATGCTTGACCTGGAATATATTCTGTCAATTTTGTGAAAGGGTTTTCACTAGCCATTACACAACAAATACATGAATTtgatcatctttttttttatattgtattcaGGTTACTGGGTTTTGatggaaaatacaaataaataatacttaATACAATATGTACACCTGTTTGACTGTACAAAATAGTTAATCGTGGGATTTAGTGATTTTGTTAAGAATGACTTAATCTCCTGTGTGTGCTGGCGTAAACATCCTGGTTAACCGAGCAGTGTGGTAAAAACAGAACAGCCTTTTCTTTGCAGGAAACATTACAATATTGGAGTGTTCCTGCACATGCTGTTGATATGTGATGACTTGCCAAGGCCATAAATGCATATCACGAAATTGGGAGGGTAGAAAAAAACGCACCACCTATCAAAGAAAGCATGTGTCTTTTCTCTATCTGCATATTCCAACCTTCATCACTCAAGCAGTGTGTtggctattcattccctcaacCCCTCCTAAGCCAATTTATTGTATTCAGAGATTCTAGCATGGAATTTGCTTTTACTTCTTTTCCTGCCACACATTTCAGAGCTTTCATGGATTTTGcctcatgaaaaacaaaataaattccaCATACAGATGAAGTGGCTGAAATATTCTTACAAATATTTGCCTCTAACACAAGTAAATTAGCCAGACATGGCCTTAATCAGCTGCCTGGTGAAAGAAGAGCAAACTCCCAATGGGGTCAGATCTCCGATTCATCATGAATGTACCCCAAACCATCCACATTCATAGTGTTCCCTCCAGAGGAGAAGTTTTGCTCCCCATTCCCTTTTAAGGTAATGATAGCACAGTGATTATTGTTAGCATTATGAATGGGTGCAGTTCTCAGCGGCTTGATCTCTGAAGTCCGACTGTTTTGAATGTGCGTGTAGTTAATGGATGGGTTTTTCAACTGGCCAGCTCCTGAGGTCGCTGAGGACCTCTTTCTAAATTGTCCTTTATACAGGTTCCAGGCTACCAGGCCGACCAGCATCAGAGAGAGAATAGCCACCGCCACCTGCAGGCCTACAACCCTGTGATCCTCACTTCGTGAAGCAGGGGGCAGGGGGGGATCCAAAGGGTCCGTTTCCTCCGTTACCTCTGGTCCTGCGGTACTGTGGCCATAGGGGGGCTCTGTTGTCGTCTCACTCCCccccgtgtgtgtgttgggctgCAACCGATAGATTGCCATAGTCCTGGTGATTGTCCTGCTGTTGACCTGTTCTTCAGACTCGCAGGTGTATTGGCCGGCGTCGTCGGCCGAGGCATTGAGGATAAGGAGGCCTTCGTTGTATATGTAATGCTTGGTGTCAGAGGGCAGAGGTTGTCCTGAGAAAATCCAGTGTACCACTGCCAGGTTGGAGTCAGGCTGGCATGGCAGCTTGATGTTGTTTCCAGGAAATAGGGTGTAATTCTCTGGCTTCACTGTCTCTGCAATATACACACAAAATCCAGTATTTGTATGTGCATCTACTCATCAATGTAAATACTAACTACAGTAATTCTGTACTCCAAAAATGTTGGTAGTGTGGTAAACAATTACATATTGTTAACCTGATTTGGGACATTTTGAGATATCACCCTCTTTAAGACTTTGAATAATtttcctgaaaaagaaagaacatttacatttaagtaattgaATTCATGAAAAAGTATAGTGTTGAAAAAATAATCACATCCCTAATTTAAATAGCTGGTGTTGCAGTTTTGGCCTACAGTCTCCTACATTAGAATTTTTGCAGATTCTTCTTtgcagtactgcttcaactgtgtcatgctCGAGGGACTTTCTAAAAGCCCTTCCATAAACCTCAATTTTCTGTGTTTTGATAATTGTCCTGTTGCCAGATCTGTTtgtttcagcttcagctttttgacagatggcctcaatATGAATGGTACGAATATGAATATGGTACAATATGAAATTAATTGTTGACTCAATGTATGGCAAGTAGCCCAGGCCCTAAAATAGCAAATCTGCCCCAAATctggttggtatgaggttcttgtGATGAAAGGCAGTGTTTTGATTTCACCAAACGTGGTAGTGTCTGGTGTTAcggccaaacaactccacctttgacacACCTGTCCAGAACAAAATATGACTGTAGTTTTGGTCGTTACCCAGAGAAGTAGGAAGTGATTTCTGAGGCATATTTTGAGTTGGACACATCAGAGCAGAGGCCAGCAGACAGGTCCCAGCCACAGTAAGGGTCTCTGGCCAAGACACAGTCCAGACACAACTCATAGCGGCCGCAGTCACTCAGAGGCATCTGCACAGCTCCATAGTCTGAGCCTGTATACAGCTGACCCTGGGGCAGccagaacaaaaacacaaacaacaaatacCACATGAGTGTCAGCAGTTTCATGATTTTGCTCCAACCACTGTtattgaaaacaatgacatggGGTAATAGCATAGTCCTGGAATTCTCTATCGTACATACTAAGGATATGACTAACCATCTGtctggagaaaaacagggaAACAACGAAGTGCCATTGATTGAAATAAAACCTTACATTGACATGAACGACCATATTATTATAAAAGCAACAAggcatattttattaaatgcttTGTAACAGTGCTGCTATATTTGGGGTTTTAACCTGAGTTGCTGAGAACTTTGTGACAAATAAGCTTATTTAAAAGCACTACAGATATGATGTTTGATTGACATCCTGAGTTTGTGTTACCGTGCTTGAGGAGAGACGCATGGTCTTGATAGAATCTGGGGTCTGGTACAGCTGTATCTCCTCAATGATAAACATCTCCCCAGCATAGTTGACAGCCTTCTGCACATATCCATTCTCTGTCAGGAGAGGTGGTCACCCACATCAGCATCGGAGACCCACTATCACGAAACGgtttgtgttgggtgtgtggttGTTGCATTTAGTACCTGTGCCAATGAACAACACTGCGTATCTCTCTCCGTCGAGAGCTAGCACGTTGTCCACCACAAGGCGTGTGAACTTGGCCCCTTTCTTGACCAGCAGCGGACGCCCAGTCAACGGGGGCACAGCGTCATCCATAAGAGGCCGGTCTCTGATGAACTGCAGGGTCTTGTCTGGCAGGTCCAGGGAGCTCATCATCCCATGGGACCGCGCTGCGTTGTTAATGCACTGTAAACAATATGATGACAGTAATTCTTGTGTggatctctctatttgcaaataaactgtagTAGCTAAAATGTCAAAAGGTACATTGTTGCCTTTTGTGGCCCAGTTTGATTCAAAATCATCACATCGATATATAAATGACACTTACAGCTCCAGGTCTAGGGGTGGGCACTTCTCCACTGTACATGACCCACTTCACATGGGACGTCTCAACAGTCACTGGTGTCTTAAACTTCCCTGTATCAAACAAGTGTCCTATGGCTGATATATTGTATGCACACACTGTAGACACGTCGGACGAGCTCCtagagaaaaatcacagaaaaatgtgtttgttgttttcaaacattcatttttaatcaAGTTCTTTGAAAACTGATTGGATGAAAGCAATGGTATATGTATGCAATAAGGTTTATGGTTTCATATACcgcagccaatcagcattcgggattcaaaccacctggtttataatagcagtTGACCACATGCCATGGGTATGAGATCACATGACTTGTTCACTGTtctaattgcgttggtaaccagtttgGAACAGTTAGAAGACATCTTGGGGGTCATATTTTGCCAATGTATCTAGTGCTATATCCTAACACTTCACGATGTGATATGCCAATGAAGAGCTCTCAAATAGTGTAAACTGTTCATATTCCAAAACCAGGTCACAAGGTCATGATAACCGTTATATTGAGAATCTCTAGCagattaaaaaacacaaactctgACTGAAACAATATTTTCACTGGGTTCCAGGGAGAATACTCACGACTGGGGAGTGAACACTGCATAGAAAACACTTTTGCCCCAGTCACTGTCTTTGACTAGGAAGACATCCTGTACAACAGAGGGCAGACTGGGCTCTGGTAGAGAGCAGTCCAGACGGGCCTTCAGGAATGACGTCCACTTTCTCTGGAGAGTCCGCTGGCCACCCATATCCTTCTATAtagacacacaaaaaacaaaatgtacacatacaaatgatacacACATTGTGAGAGACAGTGGTTCTAGTCATAAAATGGTAAGACTTGTAGGGAAGGGTTCCAGTCACACACTATACCCTTTCTTTTATTATCATAAAGTACCATGCATTCACCAATAAAAGTGCCCAGACGTGCACTTCTACCAACTTAAATCAACGTAAATATGAAGCATGTTGCTACCTTGCAAACACGGGCCACTCTTGACACCACAAGCTTGTTGTAGAAGTCATACTCCACAGCGTTTTCACTGAAGAACAGGTAGACTTTATCATCATCGCCCTCTGGGTTGTTCATGCTCTCTGGGACAAGGTCCATGTACACAAAGTTGGGCTCTGAAAACCATAAACACTTATTGTACTATTTTACAGGAGCAGTTGAGGTGTCACAATTGAAAACACAGAGCAAACAGAATCTAGGCTATTACAGACCAGTATATGCGAAATTCCAAATGGATAGATGTGTTGGTTTCCTCTTTAGGTGCACAAACACCTAAATGTCATTACCTATGGTGTTTAGCAGTATCAACTAAATGATAACTCACCGTTAAGCCATGAACTCTTGAACTCAGTGCGTAGTGAAGAATTGGAGCTGCGAAGAACCACAGGCTCAGATCCCAGGAAGTTGATAGACGTAGCAGAGTACAGGTCATTTCCTGCCAGATAAGTGGGATGACAAGAGTTACAAGGGGAACAAAGAATGTTCAAGCAAAGTGACATTGTGTGTTTTTAGGAAAACAGATGCAGGGAGACAGTATAGACAGCAGAGATGCATTGAGTTCAGTGAGAGAACCAGGGGCGCCGCTGTGGAGGGAAGCATATGGTTTTGGAGGCCAAAGCGTTAACCCCTCAAGCTGCCTCCAGTCTCTGGCTGCACCAGGAAATGcagtcactttaatttgcagtTGGAGGATTTTCCACATCACAGGGTGCACTGCTCTGTCCTCTTGTGAGAACAGATGAGCAGAGACTGACTGAGTCCCGGTACATACCAACCATGATGGAAGAGTATCTCTGGAAGGGATCAAAGGGGCATTTCCCTTTTCCCTCTTCCAACGTATTCTCCAGCGTCAGTTTTCCTTCAGAGTATGTCTGAAACAAAGCAACTATTTAGTTTGATGAATTCCCTTTTTCATTCCAGGTGTCTACATTATGCCATTTCACACAGTAAATGTTCAGCGTTACAGCTGCCTGTGTATAGCAGTCACTTCCGGTTTAGCCCAAGCTATACTTACCATGTAATCACAGATGGGGCTGAAAGCATTAGTCCCGCACACATACATTCGGCTGTGATCTACTTTATGTAGCGTCCGTATGTAGTTACGGCATTCAATCTGCAACATCATAGCAGTGATAAATATCATGGTAGGCATATGAATGGATCTGGTTCTGTTTGTTACTTCTTTAGTTGGTGTCAGATAAACAACTGGTAGAATGACACTTTACCTAGTGTGTGGGGGAAATCATTTGTGGTTAAAAGAGGCCCTTACCTCAGCGTGTTTCCCTTTGTATTTACAatctttctgtttctcatcCGTGACCTGCCAATATACCTGAAGAAAAAGACTGATTGTTGCATTGGTTGCAGGCAATAAAGGATTAATGACAATATAACAGGATAACTGAATAGCTGAATTAAACATTGGTTCCTACCACAGCTTTCTTGATGGAGATATCAGAGATGTTCAATGCATAGACAACCTCTCGAGCCCCAAGAAGCAGCAGGCCCAGATCTTCTCGAACCAACATGGTGGAGTAGTTCCAAATCCCCTCCTCTCTGAACAGCTTCATATTgtctaaacaaacaaaaacatgcagaacAACTCAATGACAGAGTGGCTCACAGTTATAGAGGTTGTCACCAGCTATTCAGGACACCCCAACTGCAGACTATATgggaacagaaaatgttttttccaagGCAGAGTCACCAGTTGAATTGCATTGGATTAAgtcatgtccccccccccccactaatTTCAGCACGACGTTCCCTTTTGTAAGCGGACCTGAATCATGTTTGGGTGTACTTTTCCCCACATTGctgattaaatattaaatatcttTCCACTGACTTTCAGTATTTCAGGAAAAAGATGCAGTTCACTACAGTACGCCATGAAGGaaacgggagagagagagaggatggctTACTCTGGTAGAGGACACTTTTCCGTGGGATACAGTTCAGAGTGTTGTATtcactgagagacagaggaaggaacAATCCACAAAAAACCCCCATGGCGGTGAAAGGAGACATTGCGTGCGGTCCAGGTCTAATTCTTGGGCTGCACATGCACAATAACATACGGTAGATCAACAGTTCATGTCTCTATGGAGACCCCAGTCTTAGGATTCCAGTGGTTGATAGACATGTTTGTATCATCCTCCAATATAAATGCTTGCTTGCCGCTGCTACCTCCACTGTATCTCAGGAGAGAGTCCATGCCGTTCCAGGTACTGTCTTAGCATGCGGTAGCTCAAACTTCTTGAAGCAGGAGGTCTTTATATTGGTCCAGAGGCTCTGATCTGACGAAATGAAAAGATAATACATGAGACATAACACTTAAGACTTCATGTcctctaaaaacaaaacatacacactgacaaGCCAAAATATAacaaccacctgcctaatatgctgctGGTCCTCTGTGCGCCACTAAAACTCTCCTGACCtactgaggcatggactctacaagacccttGAAGGTGtcttgtggtatctggcaccaagacattagcagcagatcattTGGAGGGCAAGTCATCACCTTGAACTCCTCGTAATGTTTTTCAAACCCTTCCCAAATATCGTGTGCAGTGTGGGAGGGTGCAGTATCCTGTTGAAAGaagccactgccatcagggagtACCATTGCATAGtacacagcatcaccagggaccctacACACGCATGCCACAATCTATTTGCTTTCCTCCCACCTGACAGTcggtacaggtctctccgttctcgcaccagcaggctcaggaatagtttctttccatctgctgtaaccctgtacattttctgtcaatttGTGAATTTTCCACTGCAGATTTAGAACTGCCATGtctaatgcatttgcattaattgcacacctattcatttcaCTTGTATATACATGTACTTGTAAATCTTTCtgcactcttctatttgcacttctggttagacgcaaaatgcatttcattgtactataCTTATACTGTTCTATATCTAATCTaatcattgccatgaaggggtgtacctgcaacaatgtttaggtaggtagcacgtgtcaaattgacgtccacatgaatgcctggacccagggtttcccagcagaacatcgcccagagcatcacattcCCTCCACCCGCttatcttcccacagtgcatcctggtgccatgacttccccaggtaaacggtgCCAACGTCCAAGGccgtccacatgatgtaaaacaaaacaggacTCATCGGACgggcaaccttcttccactgctccaaggtccagttccgatgCTTGCATGCTTACTGTAGACACTTTTGACAGGGTTTACAGCGGTCTTCATGGGTATTCTGACCAGactgtggctacacagccccacacacagcagggtgcaatgcactgtgttgtgacacattcctcccagtaacaacaattcaaaatgtctgtgacttgtgccacagtagaatGTCGGTTCGGACCAGGCGGGATAGCCTTCGTTGCCTTCGTGAATTGACGAGCCATGGGGGCCCAACACCCCGTCgtcggtttgtggtttgtccctcctcggaccactgtcggtaggtactcaccactgatGCCCAGGAGTACCACGCAAGCTTTGCCGTTTTGGatatgctctgacccagttgtcccaatttggcccttgtcaaagtcgctcaggacTCATTTCTCAGgactgcccatttctcctgcatccaacacgtttaCTACAAGATCTGATGTTtttcgcttaccatctaatcctGTAACTGATTCACAGATTTGAATACTTTAACTCTGGTCATTACAATTTTTTCTGACCTGAGAATTTGAACAAACACTTGTTCCTGTTAAGACTAAACAAGGCCCCAAGCAGTTCTCATAAAGCAGGTCACATGCACTagaaaatgtcttgtttttttatgttcaaaacaaacatacaaacatattaAAGCCCCTACAGGAATGTTTATACAGAAAGGCAGGTTTTCCCTCTAAACCTCCCAAAAGACTCTgataatatacaaataaaatcagAGTCGGGCAGACTAGGTGCTTGCTACTCCACACCTTTTGTGAAAACACCTCTTACAACCGTCATGCTGGTTCCTTGTTTTTACTTCAAACAGAAACAAGCTGGTGCAAGTAAAGGAGTTCTCAACAGTCAGCAGAGCTGGAATAACTCACATGCTTTATGCCTCAGGCACTGGGAGGTCTAGTTAAGCAAGGCAGCTGGTAAAAATGTCTACAGGTTGTTATTCACTGTTTGATTGATACTTTTAAGCAGTGAAGACAGTACATGCCTACAACAATACTCAGAAGACTGCAGTTGCTCACTCTTCAGATGTGTTCCTTTTCATTCATCTAGAAAGTGCAACATTCTCTACCAAGCCCGATGGATGTCTTGTCAAAAGGGCaatgctgtttgttttgtggtCACGACAAGCAGCCAATGTAGAATTTGTCATTTACAGCTTGCCAGAAATCTACCGAGTTTATGTTTAAGTAAGAAACCATCAAAAAAAGTGTTTATCACCACAATaccatgtaaatatttttgagtaaatatttttttaaactggtgACAAAATGTTAAAGTCTTTGTATCGCATTAGAGAGTATTATGGATAGATCAGGTTGTTTGTTCTATTATGGATGAAACAGAGCAGACGTCTTTATAGAAAATACAGTGAGTGGTCACCACTGCCATAGCTGTACTGGCTTCTGATTGTGATGACAGAATAGAAACACActatgtaaaatacaaatactaaatattttttatgacagAGCCCCCGGGCCCGGATCTCCTGCACCCCCGATAGTTACACGCATGGTGGTCACCCAAACCCACAGACAGTGAGTCACCAGGCCATGGCTGGCTACCCTTTTGAGCTTTTAAagcacaacatttaaaaatggaagAGACAAACCAcgtatacattttctgaaacctTGAATAATGGATTTGCAGAGGTTCAAAACGATCCCATGTAAAGTGCATGCTGAATCAAAAAGTTTTCAATGTTTTACCATTACCATTTtagttaaatgtttaatgaaattGTCACCAACTGAAAATATGGGTTTTATGTAGGCATGCACTGATAAGACAATATTTGTCCGATACTGATAGCCCAAGTTCAACCGGCTGATGTCaatgcagatgtttttgataTTTCTGTACGTATATGTACTCTGgcaaaaaatgaagaaattcaagtcatttctatatattttaataacaaaggACTCATAAAACATAAGTCTGCTATCTCTGGTCTCTTGGACATCCCACACCTACCGGATGGCTGCTCCCACCAAAGCAAGTCAAAGGTTTCCTTTGTCCTGACACCCCAATGATGGAAACAGTTCCTAGCAGACCCAGCCCATCTTCCGGAAACCTCAGAGAACCCTCAGAGTGTTTCAAAAATGATTCCACATACAACCCCAAAGTAATCTGTTCTTTCAATTTCACATCTATGATATTTCAgattgacatttaaaaatgtttactaaGTAGTTTAGATTCTGCAAAATACTGTTTAAAGAAACTTTAGTGatgcaattcatattttttctcacagtaacttttcttttctttaactTCTGTCATTGTGAAATAATTGGCATCTTGGTAAACTGGCTTCCCTGTGTGTTCTATGTGGCTGAAATTAAACAGGAAACTGGCTATGGGAGTGAGTTCAGCTCTGATCCTCCTTGTCCTAGCCACTGTTGTGAAACACCATTATGTGGAAAACACCCAGTTCAGGCTAAGGACATGTTATTGCTAGCTCAGATAACTAGAGCAAAGAATTTCATCAAAACGACAGCAGTCCATCAGATTTGGTGAGAAAGTTAAATGAGTTAGTTAGAAATAGACAAATCTATTTGCTGTTAATGCCTCGGACCAGGCCGTGCTAGAAGCATGGCAGATAACCAAACATTTGACCAGGAACTTTGATAGATTTAATCCCTAGTAAACAAGgtcaaaaacaatgttgttCTGACTATGTTTTTCCTGACAATTATCTCAAATTATTCCTTGGGGCATCACCAATAGAGAAAAGTTTATTTAAATTCAGTTTGCAAATGGACCGATATCCCCTATTAGTATGTTGAGAGTTGCTTCAGGAGACATATACTGTATGCTACAACAATCTATAAATGCAAAGACACAAAAGTAACAAAACCTGTTTTGTTTCCTTATACCTCATCTTTCATTACAAGCCCAGTTTTAACCATTTTGGCACAAGCCCTGAAACATACCTGGCTTGGCAGCCTATGCACCACAGGCAAGTCTCAGCAGGAGTTgggagacaaagaaaaagatgaaCTCCTTTAAATCTCAGACTGTAAACAGACACTCCTCCTGAATAGTGACTAGTTGTGACACAACGTAATGGGAACACCCAACTGCTGCCAACTGACAGAGACGCTATTTGATTGAGCAGGTCACAATTTTCCACTGGTAATATCAGGCTCATGTCCACTGGTTAAGTCTAGCCCTATTGATTTAAAGCATTGACACCAATGTTCCCCGCCACTGAGCATGTTATGTGGCCACTAGCAACTGAGATAGAATTGGATATAATGTGATCACAACAGCTGCATGTCACTGATCACTTTTAGTGTTCACTATTTCTGAGCACACagtataacatttttaaatagattGCATTCAAGTAAAATTccttattttgtaaataataagatacatttacattttagtcatttaacaaACATTCTTATCCAAAGCAGCTTACATTGGCAATTAGATTTAATGGTCTTGTGCAGGGCCAAAATTACAGAATATTTACTTTTCCCACTCAATCAAGCAATCTTTCAGTTACTGCTGCTCTAACCACGATGCTATCCCCTAATTGTATGTTGTATAATTTTCAACTTTAAATGTTTGACTTGACTGTGATTCATCTGCTGACTCAACCCATTAATTAAACCTCACACCTGGTTGCTGTATACATTCAGTTCACAAAAGTACACCTGACAAGACTGAATCAAACATTTATACTACTGATTTGAGAATTTTACATTTACTGCATTTGCTGACAGCAAAATCTGAAAATACTTCAGTAACATGATAAGAATATATCTGTCATCTCCAAGTcgcgccacacacacacacacacacacacacacaaacagctcaAAAGAGGGAACAGACATTTCTGTGCACTTTAAAGACTCAATAAGGAGtcataatacaaaatacagagaaGCATACTTTTCTAaagtttttttgtagttttttctattttcaaagCATCCTCACCATGACACAATAACTGATGTTGTTTCCACAATCCCATTATAAATCACTGTCTCCTTCAGGTGGGCATAACTGTTAAGCATGTTCTATTGTCAAGATTGCTAACTTAGTTACAACCtggtttccaaaaaaggtgggatgctgcgtaaaacgcaaataaaaacagaatgcaatgatgtccaaATTAGTTATTCCTGTGTTTAAttgacaatagtacaaagacaacatatcaaatgttgaaactgataaaCTTTAtaaatttgtgaaaaatacagGCCCATTTTCGAATTTGATGCTagtaacacgtttcaaaaaagttaggacaggggcatgttaaccactgtgtggcattacctcttttaacaatactctgtaagggtttgggaactgaggagaccagttgcagtgaaagtgaaatgtattcccattcttgcttaatatagaatttcagctgct
The nucleotide sequence above comes from Esox lucius isolate fEsoLuc1 chromosome 8, fEsoLuc1.pri, whole genome shotgun sequence. Encoded proteins:
- the si:ch211-129c21.1 gene encoding semaphorin-4E isoform X1 — its product is MLLCMCSPRIRPGPHAMSPFTAMGVFCGLFLPLSLSEYNTLNCIPRKSVLYQNNMKLFREEGIWNYSTMLVREDLGLLLLGAREVVYALNISDISIKKAVVYWQVTDEKQKDCKYKGKHAEIECRNYIRTLHKVDHSRMYVCGTNAFSPICDYMTYSEGKLTLENTLEEGKGKCPFDPFQRYSSIMVGNDLYSATSINFLGSEPVVLRSSNSSLRTEFKSSWLNEPNFVYMDLVPESMNNPEGDDDKVYLFFSENAVEYDFYNKLVVSRVARVCKKDMGGQRTLQRKWTSFLKARLDCSLPEPSLPSVVQDVFLVKDSDWGKSVFYAVFTPQSSSSDVSTVCAYNISAIGHLFDTGKFKTPVTVETSHVKWVMYSGEVPTPRPGACINNAARSHGMMSSLDLPDKTLQFIRDRPLMDDAVPPLTGRPLLVKKGAKFTRLVVDNVLALDGERYAVLFIGTENGYVQKAVNYAGEMFIIEEIQLYQTPDSIKTMRLSSSTGQLYTGSDYGAVQMPLSDCGRYELCLDCVLARDPYCGWDLSAGLCSDVSNSKYASEITSYFSGKIIQSLKEGDISKCPKSETVKPENYTLFPGNNIKLPCQPDSNLAVVHWIFSGQPLPSDTKHYIYNEGLLILNASADDAGQYTCESEEQVNSRTITRTMAIYRLQPNTHTGGSETTTEPPYGHSTAGPEVTEETDPLDPPLPPASRSEDHRVVGLQVAVAILSLMLVGLVAWNLYKGQFRKRSSATSGAGQLKNPSINYTHIQNSRTSEIKPLRTAPIHNANNNHCAIITLKGNGEQNFSSGGNTMNVDGLGYIHDESEI
- the si:ch211-129c21.1 gene encoding semaphorin-4E isoform X2 gives rise to the protein MLLCMCSPRIRPGPHAMSPFTAMGVFCGLFLPLSLSEYNTLNCIPRKSVLYQNNMKLFREEGIWNYSTMLVREDLGLLLLGAREVVYALNISDISIKKAVVYWQVTDEKQKDCKYKGKHAEIECRNYIRTLHKVDHSRMYVCGTNAFSPICDYMTYSEGKLTLENTLEEGKGKCPFDPFQRYSSIMVGNDLYSATSINFLGSEPVVLRSSNSSLRTEFKSSWLNEPNFVYMDLVPESMNNPEGDDDKVYLFFSENAVEYDFYNKLVVSRVARVCKKDMGGQRTLQRKWTSFLKARLDCSLPEPSLPSVVQDVFLVKDSDWGKSVFYAVFTPQSSSSDVSTVCAYNISAIGHLFDTGKFKTPVTVETSHVKWVMYSGEVPTPRPGACINNAARSHGMMSSLDLPDKTLQFIRDRPLMDDAVPPLTGRPLLVKKGAKFTRLVVDNVLALDGERYAVLFIGTENGYVQKAVNYAGEMFIIEEIQLYQTPDSIKTMRLSSSTGQLYTGSDYGAVQMPLSDCGRYELCLDCVLARDPYCGWDLSAGLCSDVSNSKYASEITSYFSGKIIQSLKEGDISKCPKSG